A window of the Citrus sinensis cultivar Valencia sweet orange chromosome 9, DVS_A1.0, whole genome shotgun sequence genome harbors these coding sequences:
- the LOC102611145 gene encoding molybdenum cofactor sulfurase isoform X1: MQSPCLREVSQACLCTHGGCCPSPFFSLSPDPLHKVSKSRNTSADCRRDFAAVTASSIFPDTQFTNHESLPSLQQSLTEFTKAYPQYFDTYQIDQIRAKEYYQLSLSNHTCLDYFGIGLFSYNQLHKQESSPSHLRPSLPSQNLDIPFFSVSYKTGNLKTQLLHGGQESGLESAMKKRIMDFLNISENDYGMVFTANRTSAFKLLAESYPFMSVKNLLTVYDYESEAVEAMIRTSEKRGARVMSAEFSWPRLRINSEKLRKMVVSKGKKKKQRGLFVFPLHSRMTGARYPYLWMRIAQENDWHILIDACALGPKDMDSFGLSLVRPDFLICSFYQIFGENPSGFGCLFVKKSTVPILVDNTSSGMVSLLPAKKQLWLTDEFSSCETEPEQTSKSKQEKVAATNTFSGPMSIEMRQSGKLEQGEISEVRRAEADSIQQKNANTNGGGGSEIECRGLDQVDSLGLTMISRRGRCLINWLVNALMKLQHPNTEGNALVKIYGPKIRFDRGPALAFNVFDWKREKIEPVLVQKLADRENISLSYGSLHHIWFSDKYQKEKDNVLEKTDREAKSKSDNNRKDKANLGITVVTASLGYLANFEDVYRLWAFVAQFLDADFVEKARWRYTALDQKTIEV, encoded by the coding sequence atgcaGTCACCTTGCTTGAGAGAGGTCTCACAAGCATGTCTATGCACCCACGGTGGCTGCTGTCCGTCTCCTTTCTTCAGCTTATCACCTGATCCCCTCCACAAAGTCTCCAAGTCCAGAAACACTTCTGCGGATTGTCGCCGCGACTTTGCAGCAGTAACTGCTTCCTCCATCTTCCCAGACACTCAATTCACCAACCATGAGTCTCTCCCATCTTTGCAACAATCTTTAACTGAATTCACAAAAGCCTACCCTCAGTACTTTGATACATATCAAATTGACCAAATACGAGCAAAAGAGTACTATCAGCTCTCGCTCTCCAATCATACCTGCCTTGATTATTTCGGTATTGGTTTGTTTTCCTATAACCAGTTGCATAAACAGGAATCTTCTCCTTCTCATTTACGGCCTTCATTGCCTTCTCAAAATTTGGATATTCCTTTCTTTAGTGTGTCATACAAGACAGGGAATCTGAAGACACAGCTGCTTCATGGAGGGCAAGAATCAGGATTGGAATCCGCAATGAAGAAAAGGATCATGGactttttgaatatttcaGAAAATGATTACGGTATGGTGTTCACAGCAAACAGAACATCTGCTTTCAAACTTCTAGCAGAATCTTACCCCTTCATGTCCGTTAAAAATCTTCTGACAGTTTATGATTATGAAAGCGAGGCGGTGGAGGCAATGATAAGGACCTCTGAGAAAAGAGGAGCCAGAGTCATGTCAGCCGAGTTCTCATGGCCAAGATTGAGGATTAATTCagaaaaattgagaaagaTGGTTGTGAGcaaggggaaaaagaaaaagcagagGGGGCTTTTCGTGTTCCCGCTTCATTCTAGAATGACTGGAGCCAGATATCCTTATCTGTGGATGAGGATTGCGCAGGAAAATGATTGGCACATCTTGATTGATGCTTGTGCATTGGGACCTAAAGACATGGACAGCTTTGGCCTCTCCCTCGTTCGGCCCGATTTCCTTATTTGTTCCTTCTACCAGATTTTTGGAGAGAACCCATCTGGATTCGGATGCCTGTTTGTCAAGAAATCTACAGTTCCAATTCTGGTAGATAACACGAGTTCAGGGATGGTCAGCCTTCTACCGGCAAAGAAGCAGCTCTGGTTAACGGACGAGTTTTCAAGTTGTGAAACAGAACCTGAACAGACATCTAAGTCTAAGCAAGAAAAAGTAGCTGCAACAAACACTTTCTCAGGACCTATGTCCATTGAAATGCGGCAGTCTGGCAAATTGGAACAAGGAGAAATCTCCGAGGTACGAAGGGCTGAAGCTGATTCTATCCAACAGAAAAATGCCAATACGAATGGAGGTGGTGGCTCAGAGATTGAATGCAGGGGTCTGGACCAGGTGGATTCATTGGGACTGACAATGATTAGTAGGAGAGGAAGGTGCTTGATCAATTGGCTGGTGAATGCTTTGATGAAGCTTCAGCATCCCAACACAGAAGGGAATGCCCTAGTTAAAATATATGGACCAAAGATACGGTTTGATAGAGGACCTGCATTGGCattcaatgtgtttgattggaaaagagaaaagattgAACCTGTACTCGTACAAAAGCTTGCTGATCGAGAAAACATTTCGCTTAGCTATGGATCCTTACATCACATTTGGTTCTCAGACAAGTATCAAAAAGAGAAAGACAATGTCCTTGAGAAAACAGACAGGGAAGCAAAGAGCAAGAGTGATAACAATAGGAAAGACAAAGCCAATCTGGGAATCACTGTTGTTACCGCTTCACTGGGGTATCTGGCCAATTTTGAAGACGTTTACAGGCTATGGGCTTTTGTTGCTCAGTTTCTGGATGCAGACTTTGTGGAGAAGGCCAGATGGAGATACACAGCTCTTGATCAGAAGACAATTGAAGTCTGA
- the LOC102611145 gene encoding uncharacterized protein LOC102611145 isoform X2, whose product MQSPCLREVSQACLCTHGGCCPSPFFSLSPDPLHKVSKSRNTSADCRRDFAAVTASSIFPDTQFTNHESLPSLQQSLTEFTKAYPQYFDTYQIDQIRAKEYYQLSLSNHTCLDYFGIGLFSYNQLHKQESSPSHLRPSLPSQNLDIPFFSVSYKTGNLKTQLLHGGQESGLESAMKKRIMDFLNISENDYVYDYESEAVEAMIRTSEKRGARVMSAEFSWPRLRINSEKLRKMVVSKGKKKKQRGLFVFPLHSRMTGARYPYLWMRIAQENDWHILIDACALGPKDMDSFGLSLVRPDFLICSFYQIFGENPSGFGCLFVKKSTVPILVDNTSSGMVSLLPAKKQLWLTDEFSSCETEPEQTSKSKQEKVAATNTFSGPMSIEMRQSGKLEQGEISEVRRAEADSIQQKNANTNGGGGSEIECRGLDQVDSLGLTMISRRGRCLINWLVNALMKLQHPNTEGNALVKIYGPKIRFDRGPALAFNVFDWKREKIEPVLVQKLADRENISLSYGSLHHIWFSDKYQKEKDNVLEKTDREAKSKSDNNRKDKANLGITVVTASLGYLANFEDVYRLWAFVAQFLDADFVEKARWRYTALDQKTIEV is encoded by the exons atgcaGTCACCTTGCTTGAGAGAGGTCTCACAAGCATGTCTATGCACCCACGGTGGCTGCTGTCCGTCTCCTTTCTTCAGCTTATCACCTGATCCCCTCCACAAAGTCTCCAAGTCCAGAAACACTTCTGCGGATTGTCGCCGCGACTTTGCAGCAGTAACTGCTTCCTCCATCTTCCCAGACACTCAATTCACCAACCATGAGTCTCTCCCATCTTTGCAACAATCTTTAACTGAATTCACAAAAGCCTACCCTCAGTACTTTGATACATATCAAATTGACCAAATACGAGCAAAAGAGTACTATCAGCTCTCGCTCTCCAATCATACCTGCCTTGATTATTTCGGTATTGGTTTGTTTTCCTATAACCAGTTGCATAAACAGGAATCTTCTCCTTCTCATTTACGGCCTTCATTGCCTTCTCAAAATTTGGATATTCCTTTCTTTAGTGTGTCATACAAGACAGGGAATCTGAAGACACAGCTGCTTCATGGAGGGCAAGAATCAGGATTGGAATCCGCAATGAAGAAAAGGATCATGGactttttgaatatttcaGAAAATGATTACG TTTATGATTATGAAAGCGAGGCGGTGGAGGCAATGATAAGGACCTCTGAGAAAAGAGGAGCCAGAGTCATGTCAGCCGAGTTCTCATGGCCAAGATTGAGGATTAATTCagaaaaattgagaaagaTGGTTGTGAGcaaggggaaaaagaaaaagcagagGGGGCTTTTCGTGTTCCCGCTTCATTCTAGAATGACTGGAGCCAGATATCCTTATCTGTGGATGAGGATTGCGCAGGAAAATGATTGGCACATCTTGATTGATGCTTGTGCATTGGGACCTAAAGACATGGACAGCTTTGGCCTCTCCCTCGTTCGGCCCGATTTCCTTATTTGTTCCTTCTACCAGATTTTTGGAGAGAACCCATCTGGATTCGGATGCCTGTTTGTCAAGAAATCTACAGTTCCAATTCTGGTAGATAACACGAGTTCAGGGATGGTCAGCCTTCTACCGGCAAAGAAGCAGCTCTGGTTAACGGACGAGTTTTCAAGTTGTGAAACAGAACCTGAACAGACATCTAAGTCTAAGCAAGAAAAAGTAGCTGCAACAAACACTTTCTCAGGACCTATGTCCATTGAAATGCGGCAGTCTGGCAAATTGGAACAAGGAGAAATCTCCGAGGTACGAAGGGCTGAAGCTGATTCTATCCAACAGAAAAATGCCAATACGAATGGAGGTGGTGGCTCAGAGATTGAATGCAGGGGTCTGGACCAGGTGGATTCATTGGGACTGACAATGATTAGTAGGAGAGGAAGGTGCTTGATCAATTGGCTGGTGAATGCTTTGATGAAGCTTCAGCATCCCAACACAGAAGGGAATGCCCTAGTTAAAATATATGGACCAAAGATACGGTTTGATAGAGGACCTGCATTGGCattcaatgtgtttgattggaaaagagaaaagattgAACCTGTACTCGTACAAAAGCTTGCTGATCGAGAAAACATTTCGCTTAGCTATGGATCCTTACATCACATTTGGTTCTCAGACAAGTATCAAAAAGAGAAAGACAATGTCCTTGAGAAAACAGACAGGGAAGCAAAGAGCAAGAGTGATAACAATAGGAAAGACAAAGCCAATCTGGGAATCACTGTTGTTACCGCTTCACTGGGGTATCTGGCCAATTTTGAAGACGTTTACAGGCTATGGGCTTTTGTTGCTCAGTTTCTGGATGCAGACTTTGTGGAGAAGGCCAGATGGAGATACACAGCTCTTGATCAGAAGACAATTGAAGTCTGA